CGCGAAGTCAAAGGCAAGGCCCAGACCTTTGCCGCTGATGAGATTGCCATCTTCCACCACCGGGGCATCGACATACACCCCGTCTTCGACGCCCTGCCAGAGATCGCCCGAACAGACGTAGCGACGCCCTTTCAGCAAGCCGTTCCCACCCAGCACGCGTGCGGCGGCGGAACAGATTGGCGCGATAATTTTGCCCGCTTCGTCATGGACGGCGATAAAACGCACCACCTCAGCGCTGGCGGCGAGGTTAACGCTGCCCTGCGGACCGCCCGGCAGGACCACGGCGTCGTAGTAAGTATTGATTCTCTCGCTCAGGGTGTTATCCGCGACCATCGGAATATTATGGTAGCTCACCACCGCGCGCGACCCGGCGCAGGCCAGGGTTTCTACCTCAATGTTAAGACGGCGCAGGATATCAATGGTGATGATCGCTTCCGCCTCTTCAAATCCGGGTGCCAGCAGCACCGCAACCTTTGCCATACGAACTCCGCTAGATAGAAAGATAAAACATTGTTTCATTTTCACAGAGTGCCGTGCGGTAAACTCCATGCCGGATCACATATCGCACTATTTTTCGCAAAAATGATCCTGCGCAATTTTCATCAGGTGTAAGTTTTTATTAATTCCTGGAATTATCTCTATTCCGTTCGGCAGGAATAATTATAAATTTATTTGCTAAGCACATATTTCGCTGCTACCCGGAAAAACATCAAATATCGTAAACAATATAATTGCGTTAAATTTATACAAAATATTATAAATCAATTAGTTACGCACTAACCTCTTCTGTCCAGATCTCTCCAAATCCTTCACTGTTTTTAATTCCTGATGGGAAGTAAGGTTTAGTAAGAATATATTTATAAGGATTTTCTTATAAAGCAGTCGCTGTTATGATGAATTTTACCCGATGCCTGAAATGAATATGGGATCACATACAGGGAAAACAGAATGCTTTTATTCTGAAGTGAACTATCGTTAATGATGATTATTTTTTAGGTTACATAAACGAAGAAAAAGGGAATGGATATGGCTGTCTCGGATATGATTACCAGGCTCAATACGCAGATGAACCTTGAGTTTCACGCGTCAAATCTCTCATTACACCTCAGCGAGTGGTGTTCAGAACATCAGTTAACCGGTTCCGCGACTTTCCTGCGCATTCAGGCGCAGAGCAACGTCACGCAAATGATGCGCGTTTTTGATTTTCTGAAAGCATCAGGCGCCATGCCGGTGCTGAAACCCGTCGATATGTCTGATGAAGCGTGTGATTGCCTGGAAGCGGTTTTCCAGCGCACGCTGGAAGAGTATGAGCAACGCTCTCTGACGCTGAATCAGTTAGCGGATGAAGCGCGGAAAATGAAAGATCTCTCCACGCTTAACTTCCTGCACGATATTGAAAAAGAGCAGCTGCAGGATGGGGTATTACTGAAAACCGTCCTCGATGAAGTTCGCCAGGCGCGCCGCACCGGCATGGGTCTGGAACAGACCGATCGCCACCTGCTTAACGTCGTCAACTGCCAGCACCACTGATCCTGCTTATCGCCTGACTTACCCGGCCTGTGCCGGGTAATTTTGTTACAAAATTGCAACCAACCCCTTGCTTTTATTAATTTTTAACAAATCCGATCTGGCTCCCACCGAATAACCCTTCTCCGTGTAATGATTTGCGAAAATTTCATTTTCACAGACGAAGGATACGTATGATTACCGTTGAATTTATTGTCATTATTCTGTGCCTGCTCATTGGTACCCGGTTCGGTGGCATGGGGCTGGGGCTGATAAGCGGCATTGGCCTGTTTATTCTCAGCTTTGTCTTTGGGCTTCAGCCCGGTAAGCCTCCGGTGGATGTCATGCTGACGATCCTCGCGGTCATTGGCTGTGCGGCTACGCTGCAAACGGCCGGAGGTCTGAACGTGATGATGCAGTTTGCCGAACGGCTGCTGCGTCGGCATCCACAACACATCACCCTGCTCGCCCCTTTCACCACCTGGATGCTGACCTTCCTGTGCGGAACCGGCCATGTGGTCTATACCATGTTCCCGATCATCGCCGATATCGCGCTGAAAAAAGGTATCCGCCCGGAGCGCCCGATGGCGGTGGCGTCCATTGCCTCGCAGATGGCGATTACCGCCTCTCCGGTATCGGTCGCCGTTGTCTCGCTGATGTCGATTCTTGCCGCGCAGCACGGGGTCGGCCAGGCCTTTGGCATTCTGCAGATCCTCGCCATTTCGGTCCCGGCTTCGCTGGCGGGGGTAGCGATTGCCGCTCTGTGGAGTCTGCGCCGCGGCAAGGATCTGGCCGACGACGAAGAGTTTCAGGCCCGGCTGCAGGATCCCGAGCAGCGTAAGTTTATCTATGGCAGTACCGACACCTTAATGAATCAGCGTTTCCCGAAACAGGCCTACTGGTCTACGTGGATCTTCTTCGCCGGGATTGCCGTCGTGGTGCTGCTGGGCGCCCTGCCCGAGCTGCGTCCGGCCTTTGAGGTGAAAGGCAAGCTGACGGCGCTGTCGATGAACCTGGTGATCCAGATGATGATGCTGATTGCCGGGGCCGTGATGCTGATGGTGTGCAAAGTGAATGCTGCGTCCATTTCAAACGGGGCGGTGTTTAAGGCCGGGATGGTGGCGATCTTCTCGGTCTTTGGCGTGGCGTGGATGAGCGATACCTTTTTCCAGGCGCATCTGGATGAGCTGAAGATGGCCCTTGAGGGGGTGGTGAAAAGCCATCCCTGGACCTACGCCATCGTGCTGTTCCTGGTCTCGAAGCTGGTGAACAGCCAGGCGGCAGCGCTGACCGCGGTCGCGCCGATGGGGTTAATGCTGGGGATCGATCCGAAGATGCTGATTGCTTTCTTCCCGGCGTCTTACGGCTATTTCGTTTTGCCGACCTACCCCAGCGACCTCGCCTGCATCGGCTTTGACCGCTCGGGCACCACGCGCATCGGCAAGTTTATTATCAACCACAGCTTTATTCTGCCGGGGCTTATCGGGGTGAGCTGTGCCTGTGCGGTGAGCTATCTGCTGGTGCAGACCTTCCTGTAATCCTCATGCCGGGCGACCCTGGGTCGCCCGTTCACAAAATTCTCATAAAACCATTTCTAAATTCAAAACGTCGGTTTATTTTAGTGAGACTCGCCCTGCGGCGTGAACTTCAGTTCAATCAGTGCAATGGCTTTCTGAACCGCACGCAGCGTGACCGGGTCAGCCGACGCAGGATTGCTGGCGAAATCGATGTTTCTGAGCTGGCTGGACATCTTCTCGCGCACCTCTGCGGGGGCGATGATTTCAATCACATCAAGGATTTGTTTGATGACCAGCTGGCATGCAACAACGTCAGAGATCAGTTCCTGATCGGCACTCAGGTTTTGAGACATAGGCTTCTCCTGTTTGAAAGGCCGCCATAGTAGCAAAACGCCCGCCCGGATGCGGCCTGCAGGCACAAAAAAACCTGCCGAAGCAGGTTTTTTCTTATCAGAACATCGCGCCTGGCGGTACGTCCTTAAAGGTCTTGCAGTAGGATTCGAACATGCTTTTCAGGATTTTGCGCAATTTCATCATTATGCTCCGGCTAAATGTTATGCAGGTGTTATCGTTGATGCGCTTATAATATGACCTCCATCACAAAAATCAATTATTTTGTGATATTCATCACGGCAGTTTATTTAAAATAAAACAGTGTTCCTGTTAAAAATAAAAACAAATCATGTAATTAGCAGCGTGTTTGTTCCTGTAAATTTTTAAAAAAAATTTTAAGTGGCAGAGGAAAAATGACCGAAAACATCTCCGGTAAAGCGGCCAGCGGGATCTCTCCCGCAGCGCTGTTGGTGGCTGGTGCCTTCTTTATGGAGTTTCTCGACGGGACGGTGATCGCCACCGCCCTGCCCGATATGGCGAGAAGCTTTGGTGTGCAGGCGGTGGATCTCAACATCGGCATCAGCGCCTATCTTATCACCCTGGCGGTGCTGATCCCCGCCAGCGGCTGGATCGCCGAC
This Leclercia sp. S52 DNA region includes the following protein-coding sequences:
- a CDS encoding DJ-1 family glyoxalase III — encoded protein: MAKVAVLLAPGFEEAEAIITIDILRRLNIEVETLACAGSRAVVSYHNIPMVADNTLSERINTYYDAVVLPGGPQGSVNLAASAEVVRFIAVHDEAGKIIAPICSAAARVLGGNGLLKGRRYVCSGDLWQGVEDGVYVDAPVVEDGNLISGKGLGLAFDFALTLSARLLGDEAPVRDHADHIYYPW
- a CDS encoding non-heme ferritin-like protein — protein: MAVSDMITRLNTQMNLEFHASNLSLHLSEWCSEHQLTGSATFLRIQAQSNVTQMMRVFDFLKASGAMPVLKPVDMSDEACDCLEAVFQRTLEEYEQRSLTLNQLADEARKMKDLSTLNFLHDIEKEQLQDGVLLKTVLDEVRQARRTGMGLEQTDRHLLNVVNCQHH
- a CDS encoding anaerobic C4-dicarboxylate transporter, which translates into the protein MITVEFIVIILCLLIGTRFGGMGLGLISGIGLFILSFVFGLQPGKPPVDVMLTILAVIGCAATLQTAGGLNVMMQFAERLLRRHPQHITLLAPFTTWMLTFLCGTGHVVYTMFPIIADIALKKGIRPERPMAVASIASQMAITASPVSVAVVSLMSILAAQHGVGQAFGILQILAISVPASLAGVAIAALWSLRRGKDLADDEEFQARLQDPEQRKFIYGSTDTLMNQRFPKQAYWSTWIFFAGIAVVVLLGALPELRPAFEVKGKLTALSMNLVIQMMMLIAGAVMLMVCKVNAASISNGAVFKAGMVAIFSVFGVAWMSDTFFQAHLDELKMALEGVVKSHPWTYAIVLFLVSKLVNSQAAALTAVAPMGLMLGIDPKMLIAFFPASYGYFVLPTYPSDLACIGFDRSGTTRIGKFIINHSFILPGLIGVSCACAVSYLLVQTFL
- a CDS encoding DUF2766 family protein, whose translation is MSQNLSADQELISDVVACQLVIKQILDVIEIIAPAEVREKMSSQLRNIDFASNPASADPVTLRAVQKAIALIELKFTPQGESH
- the azuC gene encoding stress response protein AzuC encodes the protein MKLRKILKSMFESYCKTFKDVPPGAMF